A part of Flavobacteriaceae bacterium GSB9 genomic DNA contains:
- a CDS encoding 2-oxoglutarate dehydrogenase E1 component, whose protein sequence is MDKFSFLNAAHTAFFADLYEQYLQNPDAIEPSWRAFFQGYDFGSENYGMDGEIVDGVSAQMPEYLQKEFQVIKLIDGYRMRGHLFTKTNPVRDRRTYSPTLDIENFGLSENDLDTVFNAGEILGIGAQTLRQIIVHLKRIYCSSIGVEYMYLRNPEVISWWQGNLNSNDNQPNFSVEKKKYILSKINQAVTFENFLQTKYVGQKRFSLEGGESLIPAISNVLFYAVEKFDVKECVLGMAHRGRLSTLVNIFRKPLNELFNEFDGKDFEDENIDGDVKYHLGLTLDKTYQNGKTIKMNLVPNPSHLETVAPVAEGITRAKIDNDYDGDDSKIIPIIVHGDAAIAGQGVAYEVAQMSQLNGYKTGGTVHIVVNNQIGFTTNYLDARSSTYCTDVAKVTLSPVMHVNADDAEAVVHAVELALEYRMRYKKDVYIDLLGYRKYGHNEGDEPRFTQPKLYKEIAKHPNPFKIYSEKLIAENTVDKAYVTNMVDEFKDTLESEYAKSKEADSSKVREFMPARWEGFERRGIEAMLESMETGYAEEKLKHISKIVSTVPEGVKFLRKAERILEGRSKMVFETDTLDWGMAETLAYGSLLEEGYNVRISGQDVERGTFSHRHAILRDEKSEERINLLNTNSDNKGEMYIYNSFLSEYGVLGFDYGYAMANPNTLTIWEAQFGDFSNGAQIIFDQYLSAAEDKWKSQNGIVVLLPHGYEGQGSEHSSARIERYLQLCGNDNMVVADCTTPANMFHLLRRQMKRDFRKPLIVFTPKSLLRHPKAVSSISELASGKFQEVIDDTIEPKNVKKLVFCTGKFYYDLLEERESLNRDDVALVRIEQLFPLHLGKIQEVINRYANVEKYVWAQEEPKNMGAWMHMAQRMDLVKLEVCSRPYSSVPAPGSSTRDKRRQKRVINDVFDITE, encoded by the coding sequence ATGGATAAATTTTCGTTTTTAAACGCAGCACATACAGCATTTTTTGCAGATTTATACGAGCAGTACCTTCAAAATCCAGATGCAATAGAGCCAAGTTGGAGAGCCTTCTTTCAAGGTTACGATTTTGGTAGTGAAAATTATGGAATGGATGGCGAGATAGTAGATGGTGTGTCTGCTCAAATGCCTGAATACCTCCAAAAGGAATTTCAGGTTATTAAATTAATTGACGGCTACAGAATGCGTGGCCATTTGTTTACCAAAACCAATCCTGTACGTGATAGAAGAACGTATTCCCCAACTCTAGACATTGAAAATTTTGGTCTTTCCGAAAACGATTTAGATACGGTTTTTAATGCCGGTGAAATTTTAGGGATTGGCGCTCAAACACTTCGACAAATTATTGTTCACTTAAAGCGAATTTACTGTAGTTCTATTGGTGTGGAGTATATGTATTTGCGTAACCCAGAGGTGATTTCTTGGTGGCAGGGCAATTTGAACTCCAATGATAATCAACCCAATTTTTCGGTCGAAAAGAAGAAATATATTTTATCCAAAATAAACCAAGCCGTAACTTTTGAAAACTTTTTGCAAACAAAATATGTTGGGCAAAAGCGGTTTTCGTTAGAGGGAGGTGAGTCTTTAATACCAGCTATAAGTAACGTTCTATTCTATGCCGTTGAAAAATTTGACGTCAAAGAGTGCGTTTTAGGTATGGCCCACCGTGGTCGGTTGAGTACATTGGTTAATATTTTCAGAAAACCTTTAAACGAGTTGTTTAACGAATTTGATGGAAAAGATTTCGAAGATGAAAATATTGATGGCGACGTAAAATATCACTTAGGTTTAACGCTAGATAAAACCTATCAAAATGGGAAAACTATCAAAATGAATTTGGTGCCTAACCCATCCCATCTTGAAACTGTTGCTCCAGTGGCAGAAGGAATTACCAGAGCTAAGATTGACAATGACTATGACGGAGACGATTCTAAAATAATCCCCATAATTGTGCACGGCGACGCTGCCATTGCGGGGCAAGGCGTGGCTTATGAAGTAGCACAAATGAGCCAACTAAATGGTTATAAAACAGGAGGTACGGTTCATATTGTTGTTAATAACCAAATAGGATTTACAACCAATTATTTGGATGCACGTTCCAGTACTTATTGTACCGATGTGGCCAAAGTTACCCTTTCACCGGTGATGCACGTTAATGCTGATGATGCTGAAGCCGTGGTTCATGCTGTTGAATTGGCCTTAGAGTACAGAATGCGATACAAGAAAGATGTTTATATCGACTTATTAGGATACAGAAAATATGGTCACAACGAAGGTGATGAACCTAGGTTTACACAACCTAAACTTTACAAAGAAATAGCTAAACATCCTAATCCGTTTAAAATATACTCTGAGAAGCTTATCGCCGAAAATACAGTTGATAAAGCCTATGTAACCAATATGGTAGATGAGTTTAAAGATACTTTAGAGTCAGAATATGCCAAATCGAAAGAGGCCGATTCATCTAAGGTAAGAGAGTTTATGCCAGCGCGTTGGGAAGGTTTTGAACGTAGAGGTATCGAGGCGATGCTAGAATCAATGGAAACGGGCTATGCTGAAGAAAAGCTAAAGCATATTTCAAAAATTGTCTCTACAGTTCCAGAAGGCGTTAAGTTTTTAAGAAAAGCTGAGCGTATTTTAGAAGGGCGTTCAAAAATGGTTTTTGAAACCGATACCCTTGATTGGGGCATGGCCGAAACTTTGGCCTATGGAAGTTTGTTGGAAGAAGGCTATAACGTGCGTATATCAGGACAAGACGTAGAGCGCGGTACCTTTAGTCACCGTCATGCCATTTTAAGGGACGAAAAATCTGAAGAGCGTATTAATCTTTTAAACACTAATTCAGATAATAAAGGCGAAATGTATATTTACAATTCCTTTTTATCGGAGTATGGTGTTTTAGGTTTCGACTATGGTTATGCTATGGCAAACCCAAACACATTAACCATTTGGGAAGCGCAGTTTGGAGATTTCAGTAACGGTGCCCAGATTATTTTCGATCAATATTTATCGGCAGCCGAAGACAAGTGGAAATCACAAAACGGTATTGTTGTACTTTTGCCCCATGGATATGAAGGGCAAGGATCTGAGCATTCATCAGCTAGAATAGAACGCTACCTACAATTATGCGGAAATGACAATATGGTGGTTGCCGATTGTACGACACCAGCTAATATGTTCCATCTGTTACGTCGTCAAATGAAACGCGATTTCAGAAAACCGCTAATCGTATTTACCCCAAAGAGTTTATTGCGTCATCCTAAAGCGGTGTCGTCAATTAGCGAATTGGCTTCAGGAAAATTCCAAGAGGTTATAGACGATACAATAGAACCTAAAAACGTTAAAAAACTAGTGTTCTGTACCGGTAAATTCTATTACGATCTATTGGAAGAAAGAGAATCACTGAATAGAGATGATGTTGCCTTAGTTAGAATAGAACAGCTGTTTCCACTTCACTTAGGTAAAATCCAAGAAGTAATTAATCGTTATGCCAACGTAGAAAAATACGTTTGGGCTCAAGAAGAACCTAAAAATATGGGCGCGTGGATGCATATGGCTCAACGCATGGACTTGGTTAAATTGGAAGTATGTTCTAGACCATATAGTTCCGTTCCGGCACCAGGTTCTAGTACCAGAGATAAGAGAAGGCAAAAACGTGTTATAAACGATGTTTTTGACATCACTGAATAA
- the odhB gene encoding 2-oxoglutarate dehydrogenase complex dihydrolipoyllysine-residue succinyltransferase: protein MILEMKVPSPGESITEVEIATWLVEDGDYVEKDQAIAEVDSDKATLELPAEASGTITLKAEEGDAVAVGAVVCLIDTDAEKPEGDEAPKEEKKEEAPKEEASKASAPESKTYATGSASPAAKKILAEKDIEASSVKGTGKDGRVTKDDAVKAVPSMGTPTGGNRGTSRTKMSMLRRKVAERLVEAKNTTAMLTTFNEVDMSPIFALRSEYKETFKSKHGVSLGFMSFFTKAVVRALEMYPAVNSMIDGKEMLTYEFCDISIAVSGPKGLMVPVIRNAENLSFRGVESEVKRLALRARDGQITVDEMTGGTFTITNGGVFGSMLSTPIINPPQSGILGMHNIVERPVAIDGKVEIRPIMYVALSYDHRIIDGKESVGFLVAVKEALENPIELLMDNDVKKALEL from the coding sequence ATGATTTTAGAAATGAAAGTTCCTTCGCCAGGGGAATCTATTACGGAAGTTGAAATAGCAACATGGCTTGTAGAAGATGGAGATTATGTTGAAAAAGACCAAGCTATAGCAGAGGTAGATAGCGATAAGGCTACTTTAGAGTTGCCTGCTGAAGCTAGTGGTACCATTACCCTAAAAGCAGAAGAAGGTGATGCGGTTGCTGTTGGCGCTGTAGTTTGCTTAATTGATACGGATGCTGAGAAGCCAGAAGGCGACGAGGCTCCAAAAGAAGAAAAGAAAGAAGAAGCTCCTAAAGAAGAAGCTTCAAAAGCATCTGCACCAGAGTCTAAAACGTATGCGACAGGAAGTGCCAGTCCTGCCGCAAAAAAGATTTTGGCCGAGAAAGATATTGAAGCATCCTCAGTTAAAGGAACAGGAAAAGATGGAAGAGTAACTAAAGACGACGCTGTTAAAGCAGTACCCTCTATGGGAACACCAACTGGTGGAAATAGAGGCACGTCTCGCACTAAAATGTCGATGTTACGCCGCAAGGTAGCCGAGCGATTAGTTGAGGCTAAAAATACAACGGCCATGTTAACCACCTTTAACGAGGTTGATATGTCGCCAATATTTGCATTGCGTTCAGAATATAAAGAAACCTTTAAGTCTAAACATGGTGTTAGCCTTGGGTTTATGAGTTTCTTTACAAAAGCTGTGGTACGTGCTTTGGAAATGTACCCTGCAGTAAACTCGATGATTGACGGAAAGGAAATGCTAACCTATGAGTTTTGCGATATCAGTATTGCCGTTTCCGGACCAAAAGGTCTAATGGTGCCTGTAATACGAAATGCAGAGAATTTAAGCTTTAGAGGTGTAGAGTCTGAAGTAAAGCGTTTAGCGCTTCGTGCCAGAGATGGTCAAATTACAGTTGATGAAATGACCGGTGGTACCTTTACAATTACCAACGGAGGTGTTTTTGGCAGTATGTTATCTACACCAATCATTAATCCACCGCAAAGTGGTATTTTAGGTATGCATAATATCGTTGAGCGTCCTGTAGCCATTGATGGAAAAGTAGAAATTCGTCCTATCATGTATGTTGCACTATCTTACGACCATAGAATTATTGATGGTAAGGAGAGTGTGGGATTCTTAGTGGCCGTTAAAGAAGCTCTAGAAAACCCTATTGAACTGTTGATGGATAATGATGTTAAAAAAGCGTTAGAATTATAA
- the pth gene encoding aminoacyl-tRNA hydrolase has translation MWAFLKQLFKKKTHSEERDVMKKFLIVGLGNIGEKYANTRHNIGFKVLDYFASQEDLTFETQKLGDVATYKLKGRTFIFLKPSTYMNLSGKAVVYWMTKEKIPMENLLVITDDLNLPFGSIRLKTKGSDGGHNGLKDIQHKLNTTKYNRFRFGISDAFGKGRQIDYVLGEWTDEETSQLRERLEKSSELIKSFVLAGVNNTMNAFNGK, from the coding sequence ATGTGGGCATTTTTAAAGCAATTATTTAAGAAAAAAACGCATTCAGAAGAACGAGATGTTATGAAAAAATTTTTGATAGTGGGCTTGGGTAATATTGGTGAAAAGTATGCAAACACACGCCATAACATAGGTTTTAAAGTGTTAGATTATTTTGCGAGCCAAGAAGATTTGACTTTTGAGACCCAAAAATTGGGTGATGTGGCAACCTATAAATTAAAAGGACGAACCTTTATTTTTTTAAAGCCCAGTACCTATATGAATTTAAGTGGGAAAGCTGTTGTGTATTGGATGACCAAAGAAAAAATTCCAATGGAGAACCTTTTAGTGATTACTGACGATTTGAACTTGCCCTTTGGAAGCATCCGATTAAAAACTAAAGGCAGCGACGGAGGCCATAATGGGTTAAAGGATATTCAGCATAAATTAAATACCACAAAATACAACCGATTTAGGTTCGGAATTAGTGATGCATTTGGTAAAGGTCGACAAATTGATTATGTTTTGGGCGAATGGACAGACGAAGAAACCAGTCAGTTGAGGGAGCGATTGGAGAAATCCTCAGAGCTGATTAAATCTTTTGTTCTAGCCGGTGTCAATAATACTATGAATGCTTTTAACGGCAAATAA
- a CDS encoding M12 family metallo-peptidase, with translation MNLFTRNLTALAILFLCISTNVFSQNQQGLWTKTPTLTGKKFVRKTEPSKAGYFQLDIEKLKTTLTKAHRTSTKDASNVLINFPNSSGELETFKVEESSILEPDFQAKHPNIRTFIGQNINNHASSIAFSLTTRGLHAMVFSTENGVQFIDPYTENNTYIVYNKGDLPNLKKGFECYFEETINTAKNTTKTTKSFKNANDGILRTFRLALASTIEYSEFHWMAAGLSPSDSEADKKIEVLNAMVTTMTRVNAIFQRDLSIKMVLIDNTDIIFIDSDSFDNNDAEILIDQSQSVINSTILPENYDIGHTFSTGGGGYATLNSPCVDEQKAMGITGSSVPVGDAYDIDFVAHEMGHQFGAPHTFNGNTGSCSGNRSSSNAYEPGSGSTIMAYAGLCSSQNVQLSSDAYFHQKSIQMIWDNITTGLSTCATQTATGNSAPLANAGNNYTIPISTAFKLTGNSTDPDGISTHTYTWEQYDLGAAGAPEESNTTGPLFRSYEGTNNSTRYFPDFPDYLTTNGSTDWEKLPSVNRTMEFALTVRDNDVIGTNGGGQTDVDFMQITVNSTEPFTANNPVNWAQTTTQTIEWNVGQTADAATINCQFVNIKLSTDSGKTFPTTIVSNTANDGSYTYTVPAIADTNTARILIEAADNIFYDVSDFDFSISTNPGFFIVEPTLSPISCGDNSATFNFEYVAVNGFSETTTFSASGVPGGATVSFSPTNLSNSGTATMTIGNLDDVSQGNYNIVITGTATTQTKNVYVDFPFFNSICIASGNLDYQTSTTLVQFNTIDNASGKSAYSDFTTTSTTVNRNSTYDLTVNANTDPNDGAYETTTKVWIDWNQNCSFDDPGEEYDLGDAFNVADGPTNNSPLSITVPNDAILGNTIMRVATKYKDDGEPTACENNFDGEIEDYKLSIEAALSIKAFDFEDFQVFPNPNRGEFTIKLRSTSASKIAVDLFDVSGRIIYHKTYKEAGDFSETVRLKTTQSGIYILKVNDGLMQSTKKIVIE, from the coding sequence ATGAATCTTTTTACAAGAAATTTAACCGCTCTCGCCATACTGTTTTTATGTATTTCTACTAATGTGTTTTCCCAAAACCAACAAGGCTTGTGGACTAAAACACCTACCCTGACGGGAAAAAAGTTTGTTAGGAAAACAGAACCTTCAAAGGCTGGCTACTTTCAATTGGATATAGAAAAACTGAAAACAACTCTAACAAAAGCCCATAGAACCTCAACAAAGGATGCTTCCAATGTTTTAATAAACTTCCCAAACAGTTCGGGCGAGCTAGAAACGTTTAAAGTTGAAGAATCTTCAATTTTAGAACCCGATTTTCAAGCCAAACATCCAAACATAAGAACTTTTATTGGCCAAAACATTAATAACCACGCTTCGAGTATAGCTTTTAGCCTGACTACACGTGGCCTTCATGCTATGGTATTTTCAACTGAAAATGGTGTGCAGTTTATCGACCCCTATACAGAGAACAACACCTACATTGTTTACAACAAGGGAGATCTGCCCAACTTAAAAAAAGGTTTTGAATGTTATTTTGAAGAAACCATTAATACAGCAAAAAACACAACCAAAACCACAAAATCCTTTAAAAACGCCAATGATGGCATTTTAAGAACGTTTAGGCTGGCTTTAGCCTCTACTATTGAATATTCAGAGTTCCACTGGATGGCTGCTGGTTTATCACCAAGTGACAGCGAAGCTGATAAAAAAATTGAAGTTTTGAACGCTATGGTAACAACCATGACACGTGTTAATGCTATTTTTCAGCGCGATTTATCCATTAAAATGGTATTGATTGACAATACCGATATTATTTTTATTGACTCTGACAGTTTTGACAACAACGATGCCGAAATTTTAATTGACCAAAGCCAATCTGTTATAAACAGTACCATACTTCCAGAAAATTATGATATTGGCCATACATTTAGTACCGGCGGCGGCGGTTACGCCACATTAAATTCCCCATGTGTAGACGAGCAGAAAGCCATGGGTATTACGGGGTCATCTGTTCCTGTTGGCGATGCCTACGATATCGATTTTGTGGCTCACGAAATGGGACATCAATTTGGAGCTCCCCACACCTTTAACGGCAACACGGGAAGTTGTAGCGGTAACAGAAGTTCAAGCAATGCCTACGAACCGGGTAGTGGCTCAACAATTATGGCCTATGCTGGCTTATGCTCATCACAGAACGTGCAACTGAGCAGCGATGCCTATTTTCATCAAAAAAGTATTCAAATGATTTGGGACAACATAACCACAGGCCTGAGTACTTGCGCCACACAAACGGCCACAGGAAATTCAGCCCCCCTAGCAAACGCAGGGAACAATTACACCATTCCCATTTCAACAGCCTTCAAGCTTACCGGAAACTCAACCGACCCCGATGGCATAAGCACCCATACTTATACGTGGGAGCAATACGATTTGGGAGCGGCGGGAGCACCTGAAGAAAGCAATACTACAGGTCCATTATTTCGATCTTATGAAGGCACAAATAACAGCACAAGATATTTTCCTGATTTCCCTGATTACCTTACAACCAATGGCTCAACCGATTGGGAAAAACTGCCCTCGGTTAACAGAACCATGGAATTTGCTTTAACCGTAAGGGACAACGATGTTATTGGAACGAATGGTGGTGGACAAACCGATGTAGACTTTATGCAAATTACCGTAAATAGCACCGAACCTTTTACTGCAAACAATCCTGTTAATTGGGCACAAACCACAACACAAACCATAGAATGGAATGTTGGACAAACTGCAGATGCAGCCACTATAAATTGCCAGTTTGTAAATATTAAATTATCAACTGATAGTGGCAAAACCTTTCCTACAACCATAGTTTCAAACACAGCTAACGATGGTTCGTACACTTACACCGTGCCCGCAATTGCAGATACCAATACAGCACGTATATTAATTGAAGCTGCCGATAATATTTTTTACGACGTCTCTGATTTTGATTTTTCAATTTCAACAAATCCCGGCTTTTTTATTGTTGAACCAACTTTATCTCCAATTAGTTGTGGCGACAACAGTGCTACGTTTAATTTTGAATATGTTGCGGTAAATGGGTTTTCTGAAACTACCACATTCAGCGCTTCCGGTGTGCCAGGAGGTGCTACCGTTTCATTTTCGCCAACAAATTTGAGTAATTCCGGTACTGCAACCATGACCATAGGTAATTTAGACGATGTATCGCAAGGCAATTACAATATCGTTATTACTGGTACGGCCACAACACAAACCAAAAACGTTTATGTAGATTTTCCTTTTTTCAATTCCATTTGTATTGCATCAGGCAATCTCGATTATCAAACAAGTACTACACTTGTGCAATTTAATACCATTGATAATGCATCAGGCAAATCTGCTTATTCCGATTTTACAACAACTTCCACTACCGTAAACCGAAACAGTACATATGATCTAACGGTAAACGCCAACACCGACCCCAATGATGGTGCTTACGAAACCACTACCAAGGTTTGGATAGACTGGAACCAAAACTGTAGTTTTGACGACCCTGGAGAGGAATACGATTTAGGTGATGCCTTTAATGTAGCCGATGGCCCTACCAACAATTCACCACTATCAATTACGGTTCCTAATGATGCGATTTTAGGAAATACTATAATGCGCGTAGCTACAAAGTACAAAGATGATGGAGAACCAACTGCATGCGAAAATAATTTTGACGGCGAAATTGAAGATTACAAATTAAGCATTGAAGCCGCCTTGAGCATTAAAGCGTTTGACTTCGAAGATTTTCAAGTGTTTCCAAACCCTAATCGCGGTGAATTTACCATAAAATTACGAAGTACTTCTGCAAGCAAAATAGCGGTTGACCTTTTTGATGTTAGTGGACGAATTATTTATCATAAAACGTATAAAGAGGCGGGAGATTTTAGTGAAACCGTAAGGCTGAAGACTACCCAATCGGGTATCTACATTTTAAAAGTTAATGATGGCCTAATGCAATCGACAAAGAAAATAGTCATTGAATAA
- a CDS encoding bifunctional riboflavin kinase/FAD synthetase, with protein sequence MKTKSNLNALENQETVVTIGTFDGVHIGHQKIIKRLIKTGAAFGLKSVILTFFPHPRMVLQKDSNIKLINTIDERHGILNALGLDYLIIKTFTHEFSRLSAEDFVKQILVDKLNAKKVIIGYDHRFGRNRNADINDLKAFGEIYGFQVEEISAQDINDVSVSSTKIRTALKEGDIAKANAYLGYNFMLTGVVSKGKGLGKQIHYPTANIHIEEDYKLIPKKGAYIVSSKINGRLFYGMMNIGTNPTVNGSHQTIEVNFFDFDADIYGEKIQVDLLQRLRDEKKFESVEGLKEQLAIDKKTALEYISKQNAQ encoded by the coding sequence TTGAAAACGAAGAGTAATTTAAATGCTTTAGAAAACCAAGAAACGGTAGTGACTATCGGGACTTTCGATGGGGTGCACATTGGGCATCAAAAAATAATAAAGCGCCTTATTAAAACGGGTGCAGCGTTTGGGTTAAAATCTGTCATTCTTACTTTTTTCCCACATCCACGCATGGTTTTGCAAAAAGATTCGAACATAAAACTCATTAATACCATTGATGAGCGCCACGGGATTTTAAATGCACTTGGGTTGGATTATTTAATTATTAAGACATTTACCCACGAGTTTTCAAGGCTGTCTGCAGAAGATTTTGTGAAGCAAATTTTAGTGGATAAGCTTAATGCTAAAAAGGTGATTATAGGTTACGACCATCGTTTTGGACGAAATAGAAATGCTGATATCAACGACTTGAAAGCCTTTGGTGAGATTTATGGTTTTCAAGTTGAAGAGATTTCGGCTCAGGATATCAACGATGTTTCGGTAAGTTCCACCAAAATAAGAACAGCATTAAAGGAAGGCGATATTGCTAAGGCTAATGCTTATTTAGGATATAATTTTATGCTAACCGGTGTTGTTTCAAAAGGGAAGGGCTTGGGTAAGCAAATCCACTATCCAACTGCTAATATCCACATTGAGGAAGATTATAAGCTCATTCCGAAAAAAGGGGCATATATAGTAAGCTCTAAAATAAATGGTCGTCTTTTTTATGGCATGATGAATATTGGAACCAATCCAACGGTAAATGGTAGCCATCAAACCATTGAGGTGAACTTCTTTGATTTTGATGCAGATATTTATGGTGAAAAAATTCAAGTCGACTTGTTGCAACGCCTCCGCGACGAAAAGAAATTTGAATCGGTTGAAGGTTTAAAAGAACAACTAGCCATAGATAAAAAAACGGCACTGGAATATATTTCAAAACAAAATGCTCAATAA
- a CDS encoding HTTM domain-containing protein, which produces MLNNWLFKCIDNSALIVFRIIFGLLCFLESVGAIFTGWVKDVLVTPKFTFSFIGFEWLQPLPGNGMYIYYTVMGVFGLFIMLGYKYRLSVVGFTLMWSATYLMQKSSYNNHYYLLMLISSLMVFLPANRYASIDAKLNPKIERIDMPQWCRWVIILQLFIVYTYASLAKLYPDWLNTTVMELFMEAKQHYVLIGNLLQQKWMHYVLTYGGIVFDGLIVPLLLYKPTRKYAFWVSVFFHLFNSVVFQIGIFPYLALAFTLFFFEPKTIHKIFLKRKPFYDGQAVVLPKYKSLWISVFSIYFIVQIGLPLRHHFFEDNVLWTEEGHRLSWRMMLRTKGAQIAYWIEDKETNRREYVNLNDYLTTKQKRAASTKPDVIWQFAQHLKQEYAAKGKAIAVYVNCKVSVNGKPFEPLINPEIDLANSPWYPFKHSAWILPSKPGQINK; this is translated from the coding sequence ATGCTCAATAATTGGCTGTTTAAATGCATTGATAATTCTGCATTAATAGTTTTCAGGATTATATTTGGCCTGTTGTGTTTTTTAGAATCGGTAGGTGCCATATTCACAGGTTGGGTAAAAGATGTACTTGTCACTCCTAAATTTACGTTTTCATTTATTGGTTTTGAGTGGTTACAACCACTTCCTGGCAACGGTATGTATATTTACTATACTGTAATGGGTGTTTTCGGTTTATTTATTATGCTGGGTTATAAGTATAGACTCAGTGTTGTAGGTTTTACGTTGATGTGGTCGGCAACTTACTTGATGCAAAAATCGTCATATAACAACCATTACTATCTGCTTATGTTGATTAGTAGTTTAATGGTTTTTCTGCCCGCTAATAGATATGCTTCAATTGATGCTAAATTAAATCCGAAAATAGAACGTATTGATATGCCGCAATGGTGTCGTTGGGTCATTATTTTACAACTTTTTATTGTTTATACCTATGCTTCATTAGCGAAATTATACCCAGATTGGTTAAACACAACCGTCATGGAGTTGTTTATGGAAGCCAAGCAGCACTATGTTTTGATTGGTAATTTGCTTCAGCAGAAATGGATGCATTATGTTTTAACCTATGGTGGAATTGTGTTTGATGGCTTAATTGTGCCGTTGCTACTTTACAAGCCCACTCGAAAATATGCCTTTTGGGTATCTGTATTTTTTCATTTATTTAACTCTGTGGTGTTTCAAATAGGGATTTTTCCCTATTTAGCGTTGGCTTTTACATTGTTCTTTTTCGAACCAAAAACCATTCATAAGATTTTCTTAAAAAGAAAACCGTTTTATGACGGTCAAGCCGTAGTGCTTCCAAAGTATAAAAGCTTGTGGATAAGCGTTTTTTCAATATACTTTATAGTGCAAATAGGCCTGCCTTTAAGGCATCATTTTTTTGAAGATAATGTACTTTGGACCGAAGAAGGCCACAGACTGTCGTGGCGTATGATGCTTCGTACCAAAGGCGCACAAATTGCGTATTGGATAGAAGACAAGGAGACCAACAGACGCGAGTATGTTAATTTAAACGATTACTTAACGACCAAACAAAAGCGGGCGGCCAGTACAAAGCCCGATGTTATATGGCAGTTTGCCCAGCACTTAAAGCAAGAATATGCGGCCAAAGGCAAAGCGATTGCGGTTTATGTAAATTGCAAAGTAAGTGTTAACGGCAAGCCATTTGAACCTTTAATAAATCCAGAAATAGATTTGGCTAATTCACCTTGGTATCCATTTAAACACAGTGCTTGGATTTTACCTTCAAAACCCGGGCAAATAAATAAGTAA